The Luteimonas sp. YGD11-2 genome has a window encoding:
- a CDS encoding isochorismate synthase, giving the protein MSEGPMSAAPDPVAPAPWCGPAPSGAFRLHTPAERLDAEGCLARLPSGPAGTLGARVDAFFAARPAGPALLVGALPFDPHADDALYQPERQVVATPGSRDDRAWLRPNAAVAEPSEADYAAAVSRCMARLGQADDPQALHKVVLARSLRVETATPVDPQRLAARLGEDASVTTYVVPLPVTAAEAPAWLVGATPELLVSRRGTAVVSHPLAGSARRWHDPARDGAAAKALLASAKDHDEHRHVVEAILDTLAPLCSRLHAPVAPSLHATRTMWHLGTRIEGTLKDPAVSSAMLAGLLHPTPAVCGTPRLPALEAIRALEPVDRGFYAGAVGWTDAAGDGEWHVSIRCARVQGRVLRLFAGAGIVAGSEPALEVDETAAKFRAMLDALGIDDVRAA; this is encoded by the coding sequence ATGAGCGAAGGTCCGATGTCGGCTGCGCCCGACCCGGTCGCGCCGGCCCCCTGGTGCGGGCCGGCCCCCTCCGGCGCATTCCGCCTGCACACCCCTGCCGAACGGCTCGACGCCGAGGGCTGCCTGGCGCGGCTGCCGTCGGGCCCCGCCGGGACCCTGGGTGCGCGGGTCGATGCATTCTTCGCGGCGCGCCCGGCCGGGCCGGCATTGCTGGTGGGCGCGCTGCCGTTCGACCCGCACGCCGACGACGCGCTCTACCAGCCGGAGCGGCAGGTCGTCGCCACCCCGGGCAGCCGCGACGACCGTGCCTGGCTGCGGCCGAACGCGGCGGTGGCCGAGCCGTCCGAAGCCGACTATGCCGCGGCGGTGTCACGTTGCATGGCCCGACTGGGGCAGGCGGACGATCCGCAGGCCCTGCACAAGGTGGTGCTGGCGCGCAGCCTGCGGGTGGAAACCGCCACCCCGGTGGATCCGCAACGGCTGGCGGCGCGGCTGGGCGAGGACGCCAGCGTGACCACCTACGTGGTGCCGCTTCCGGTCACCGCCGCCGAGGCGCCCGCGTGGCTGGTCGGCGCGACCCCGGAACTGCTGGTATCGCGGCGTGGCACCGCGGTGGTCTCGCATCCGCTGGCCGGATCAGCCCGGCGCTGGCACGACCCGGCGCGCGATGGGGCCGCGGCGAAGGCGCTGCTGGCGTCCGCCAAGGACCACGACGAACACCGCCATGTGGTCGAGGCGATCCTCGACACGCTGGCGCCGCTGTGCAGCCGCCTGCACGCACCGGTGGCGCCGTCGCTGCATGCCACCCGCACCATGTGGCACCTCGGCACCCGCATCGAGGGCACGCTGAAGGATCCGGCGGTGTCGTCGGCGATGCTGGCCGGCCTGCTGCATCCCACCCCTGCCGTCTGCGGAACCCCGCGGCTGCCGGCGCTCGAGGCGATCCGCGCGCTGGAGCCGGTCGACCGCGGCTTCTACGCCGGCGCGGTCGGGTGGACGGATGCCGCGGGCGATGGCGAATGGCATGTGTCGATCCGCTGCGCACGCGTGCAGGGGCGGGTGCTGCGGCTGTTCGCCGGTGCCGGCATCGTCGCCGGCTCCGAGCCCGCACTGGAGGTCGACGAGACCGCCGCCAAGTTCCGCGCCATGCTCGATGCGCTGGGCATCGACGACGTGCGCGCGGCATGA